The Alosa sapidissima isolate fAloSap1 chromosome 8, fAloSap1.pri, whole genome shotgun sequence genome segment tgcagcagcatggCGGTGGAGTCCTCATCAGTGCATCTGTCCGTCGGCTGCCCACCGCCATCTTCCTCATGCGACAGGATGGAGACTGTGTCTGTGCCATTTGacatggaggacacacacacagtcacagatccTTCAGTGCTTCCCTGGGCAAAATGCAAGAGTGGATCCTGCACTGCTTCTTGAGAAGATATGCCACGGTCCAACCTGTTTAAGATCTGACCAGCATTCAGCAGAGCCGAGAGTCCCCCGGTAACAGCAATGATCtgtacatcatcatcatcgtcgctGTCATCATCCATGTTTTTAATCTTTATAATCAAAGGGAAGTTCAACAGTGGGACACCAGCGCCCATTTTGGAAACAAAATCACTCAGAATGAAGCCGCCAGACGGCAAGTAACGCCCAGACCCCCAGGGGCTGTTGAGTGATGCCGAAATAATCAGAAAATGACCTTGGCTGTGCAGAACCCCAATCTGAGAGCTGGCTACGCTCAAAGCAAGCCTCTCTGCTGGACTCCCATTCTCCTCTGCCTGACTAGTGTTATATATCTCCTTAGCTAACTTGAGCAGACTGATCAGGGAAGGGACAGAGCTGTTAAGATCTGTGCGATTGTGCAGAGAGTGGATCAGCTCGGTGGCTCGCTCTAATGCATCTGATAGGACAGAACctgagaaaggaggagagctgGCGAGGAGGGTGTATTTTTCTTCTTTGGCGATAAGGGGGCCATTGATTTCTCCTGTGACGCGCAGAACGTCTCGGACAAAATCTGGCCTTTCTGCCGGGGAGAGGTCCCTGGCCAATTTCATGGCCAGCATTTCCGGGAAATAAGAGTCATTCAGGCTGACACTGCGCAAGAGCTCTGATAGATTTCGGTTGGTGACATTCGAGCCCGCAGATTTCACACGGCCACTCTCATCGCAGAACAGAATGCACAGCTTTGATTGGACAATCCGGCTCTCATTAGTCAGCAGAGCCGAGGCGAGAATATGGTCAATTTGGAATCCATCCCTGCCCAGCCTTATGGCATCCTCAAATAGCCTGGCCCACTCCAAATTCCCATACTGGGCATGGAAATATTTGATTCCTGGCAAAATGGCAGGAATGCCATACGTGGTTATATTGTTCTTTGGGGATGAGGGTTGAATTGCCTTCAGAGATTTAGTCGTATGGTTGTAAAAAATAGCTGAAAAGGTGCCACCTTAGAAGAAAAGAAATTGCCATAGAGGGAATCATTACTAAGGTGCAGTTATTGTTCCAGTCACAGTC includes the following:
- the si:ch73-337l15.2 gene encoding glutathione hydrolase 6; translated protein: MFDAVRYEKLPSDITEETKWGKQESDGEEEGGEAVVHLLSVPGRQRGSCRGKRETCLRITATLVLLAVVLGFVLCEWSGCGAEEQGSGETQTTHADKGSEGHRHHHHHHHGDDDDDNDDDDDDDDHDHDHEEHSDHHSHTGSLFHHAAIITSSATCSRAGRKLLQNGGNIVDAGIAALLCLGVVHPHSAGIGGTFSAIFYNHTTKSLKAIQPSSPKNNITTYGIPAILPGIKYFHAQYGNLEWARLFEDAIRLGRDGFQIDHILASALLTNESRIVQSKLCILFCDESGRVKSAGSNVTNRNLSELLRSVSLNDSYFPEMLAMKLARDLSPAERPDFVRDVLRVTGEINGPLIAKEEKYTLLASSPPFSGSVLSDALERATELIHSLHNRTDLNSSVPSLISLLKLAKEIYNTSQAEENGSPAERLALSVASSQIGVLHSQGHFLIISASLNSPWGSGRYLPSGGFILSDFVSKMGAGVPLLNFPLIIKIKNMDDDSDDDDDVQIIAVTGGLSALLNAGQILNRLDRGISSQEAVQDPLLHFAQGSTEGSVTVCVSSMSNGTDTVSILSHEEDGGGQPTDRCTDEDSTAMLLQLHAEHVRAYGAPAVKTHTDGF